One segment of Leptospiraceae bacterium DNA contains the following:
- a CDS encoding SpoIIE family protein phosphatase, translated as MIELKYGTRKVISFRGAKKVVGGLSDQNKIAVLLYISKEFSNVGREEDLFDTLITLCKEIFECDNTTLRLWDGELLVPIKYIKETSPPRRNLTPQEGYSGNAFSSKKPLIIPNLKQSPGYLDEGETTKCVICVPITYKDDVLGTISVESDTEFFYKEDDLEILEALGSQLALALTGVRLIEGLMTARAREAAILSQLEWDLKMGRNVQSQILQHHLHPWNGMYFGTHYEPMVEVSGDYFDVVKQGNTMTAIIVDVSGHGIPAALVTMAIHFHFNRYVIQGLGLAEIMEQMGEALKPQLPESTYFTAFILRIYHDYSYAYINGGHQKVLHFKNDDTIDELDSKGVPLGILDVKKSDYEEEHGKIEPGEYLLMFTDGFTEQKNAGGEEYGHVRFKESFLKARNSIQKDKTNVFAKDIVKSVLTDWNEFRGNQNNGDDLALLLLQCNTTITNALPLVRMAKVSARQKNNADAYSLALQAYKIDPSIKDNLLFLGKMYYNDGKYAESVKFIDEYIKTSGEDTAIIHYLYGKALFNSERLSDAKRALKKSLSCDHTFAKSSLLLAKCYLKENAIPKAIKTLQQGVKSTPSNDALKVSLKKLEGISIIRTNTEELPEDLTVDSI; from the coding sequence ATGATAGAGCTAAAATATGGAACTAGAAAAGTAATTTCGTTTAGAGGCGCTAAAAAGGTCGTCGGAGGATTGTCTGATCAAAATAAAATTGCGGTTTTATTGTACATCAGCAAGGAATTTTCGAATGTAGGCCGTGAAGAAGATCTCTTTGATACTTTAATTACGCTTTGCAAAGAAATTTTTGAATGCGATAACACCACTCTAAGGCTTTGGGACGGAGAATTACTCGTACCAATCAAATACATCAAGGAAACTAGCCCTCCTCGCCGAAATTTGACACCGCAAGAAGGATATTCCGGAAACGCATTCTCTTCCAAAAAACCCCTTATTATTCCAAATCTAAAACAGAGCCCTGGGTATTTAGATGAAGGGGAAACTACTAAATGCGTAATTTGCGTACCAATTACCTATAAGGATGACGTTTTAGGCACAATCTCCGTTGAATCGGACACCGAATTCTTTTATAAAGAAGATGATCTGGAAATCTTAGAAGCATTAGGCTCTCAATTAGCACTCGCGTTAACAGGCGTCAGGTTAATTGAAGGCCTAATGACTGCTAGAGCTAGAGAAGCTGCGATTTTATCTCAATTAGAATGGGATTTGAAAATGGGTAGGAATGTGCAAAGTCAAATTTTGCAACATCATCTTCATCCATGGAATGGTATGTATTTTGGCACCCACTACGAGCCGATGGTGGAGGTGAGTGGAGACTATTTTGACGTAGTAAAACAAGGCAACACTATGACAGCCATTATTGTGGATGTATCAGGACACGGAATTCCTGCTGCGTTAGTAACTATGGCTATCCATTTTCACTTTAATCGATATGTAATTCAGGGTCTCGGCCTAGCAGAAATAATGGAACAAATGGGAGAAGCCTTAAAACCACAACTTCCTGAATCTACTTATTTCACAGCATTTATTCTAAGAATCTATCATGATTATAGTTATGCATATATAAACGGTGGGCATCAAAAAGTCCTTCATTTTAAAAATGACGATACAATAGATGAATTAGATTCAAAAGGTGTTCCCCTTGGGATTTTGGATGTGAAAAAATCGGACTATGAAGAAGAACATGGTAAAATTGAACCAGGCGAATATCTTCTCATGTTTACTGATGGGTTTACAGAACAGAAAAATGCAGGTGGCGAAGAATACGGACATGTTAGATTCAAAGAATCTTTTCTCAAAGCTAGGAATTCGATTCAAAAAGACAAAACCAATGTATTTGCCAAAGATATCGTCAAATCAGTATTAACCGACTGGAATGAGTTCAGAGGAAATCAAAACAATGGTGACGATTTAGCTTTACTCCTACTACAATGTAACACAACGATTACAAATGCACTTCCGCTTGTAAGAATGGCTAAAGTTTCAGCGCGCCAAAAAAATAATGCAGATGCATACTCTCTAGCACTACAGGCTTATAAGATAGATCCTTCGATTAAAGATAATTTACTATTTTTGGGTAAAATGTATTATAACGATGGGAAGTATGCAGAAAGTGTAAAATTTATTGACGAATATATTAAAACTAGTGGAGAGGATACTGCTATTATCCACTACTTATACGGCAAAGCATTATTTAACTCTGAGAGACTCTCTGATGCAAAACGTGCACTCAAAAAATCTTTATCCTGTGACCATACTTTTGCAAAATCTAGTCTACTTTTAGCTAAGTGTTATTTAAAAGAAAATGCTATTCCGAAAGCAATTAAAACGTTACAACAAGGTGTCAAAAGTACTCCAAGTAACGATGCATTAAAGGTTTCTCTAAAAAAATTGGAAGGAATTTCAATTATCAGAACAAATACAGAAGAGTTACCGGAAGATTTAACGGTAGATTCGATTTAA